The Siniperca chuatsi isolate FFG_IHB_CAS linkage group LG12, ASM2008510v1, whole genome shotgun sequence genome has a segment encoding these proteins:
- the smarcal1 gene encoding SWI/SNF-related matrix-associated actin-dependent regulator of chromatin subfamily A-like protein 1, whose product MTEVAIVVAKFIIMSNQLTAEQQRKIEENRRRALERRAQRLGQTISSNEQTSVGFNSTSVQVQPPKQSVASDPATLAHHRETPSSASALKRFVPPFKKQLSGTVNQINQSTLCNSASSRQIQVIDPLPQRRSQHVSSPVLSSGGSFGVKPAHPKPNLISSSSGGAVGLFYKQTNKPAQSPVAQLPSNSSTLNAVPAKKPAISVRGKCVPHTEDRFRVEVGYHAELIAVFKSIPSKNYDPATKMWNFSLEDYQQLMEEAAAIASVSLRPLEGMDAGDVAAATSRARDGAALGALLRLCNGWQKPGAILQGQCNLVSRTKFEVDVGYHIDVIAAFKQMPTKNYDMKTRKWSFSLEDYKRLLDLLSGIAAVEVEPLPRAIVQAFSARFDGTEARSLDVPEADLSSIDPSLTRSLMPFQREGVNFAVSKQGRLLLADDMGLGKTVQAICIAAYYRNEWPLLVVAPSSVRFTWAEAFRCWLPSLSPDSINVVVKSKDNLRSGLINIISYDLLSRMDKQQSGNHFNVLIMDESHFLKNMKTARCKAALPLLKAAKRVILLSGTPAMSRPSELYTQILAVRPTLFPRFHEFGMRYCDAKQMTWGWDYSGSSNLGELKLLLEECLMLRRLKPDVLSQLPAKQRKVVTVTIDGISTRTKAALSAAAKQLAKGNSNKREEKEALLIFYNHTAEAKLQAIMEYITDTLECGREKFLVFAHHKLVLDHITTELGKKNVSYIRIDGTTPSAERQQLCEKFQYSTKTCVAVLSITAANMGLTLHSADLVVFAELFWNPGVLIQAEDRVHRIGQTSNVDIHYLVAKGTADDHLWPMIQEKMNVLEQVGLSESNLLDNAVNASFHSKDPNQKSIMEMFQRSFTADDDMDEAILLEAANDWEDTPPENSSGQHHGMVGLSPSKRSIKDYFSR is encoded by the exons ATGACTGAAGTAGCGATAGTTGTAGCAAAGTTCATCATCATGTCTAATCAGCTGACTGCAGAGCAGCAGCGAAAGATTGAGGAGAACAGACGCAGGGCTTTGGAGAGAAGAGCCCAAAGACTTGGACAGACTATCAGCAGCAATGAGCAGACCTCAGTAGGCTTTAACAGTACTTCAGTGCAGGTACAGCCCCCTAAACAGAGCGTTGCCTCGGATCCTGCTACCCTCGCTCATCACAGAGAGACACCCAGCTCAGCCTCTGCACTAAAACGGTTTGTTCCACCCTTCAAAAAGCAGTTATCTGGCACTGTCAACCAAATCAACCAGAGTACTCTGTGTAACTCTGCTTCTTCAAGACAG ATACAAGTCATTGACCCACTTCCTCAGAGGAGAAGTCAACATGTGAGCAGCCCTGTCTTGTCTAGCGGAGGAAGCTTTGGTGTGAAGCCAGCTCATCCCAAACCTAACCTCATATCCAGCAGCTCTGGTGGTGCAGTTGGCTTGTTCTACAAGCAAACTAATAAACCTGCCCAAAGTCCTGTGGCCCAGCTTCCTTCAAACTCCTCAACTTTGAATGCTGTACCTGCAAAAAAGCCTGCCATCTCTGTGAGAGGAAAATGCGTTCCTCACACCGAGGACCGCTTCAGAGTAGAAGTGGGCTACCATGCAGAGCTTATTGCTGTTTTCAAATCCATCCCCTCAAAGAACTATG ACCCTGCCACAAAGATGTGGAACTTCAGCCTGGAGGACTATCAACAGCTAA TGGAGGAAGCAGCTGCTATTGCCTCTGTGTCTTTGAGGCCTTTGGAGGGAATGGACGCAGGGGATGTTGCAGCAGCCACCAGCCGAGCCCGTGACGGTGCGGCACTGGGGGCACTGCTGAGGCTGTGCAACGGCTGGCAAAAACCTGGAGCCATTCTGCAGGGCCAGTGCAACCTGGTGTCTCGGACGAAGTTTGAGGTTGATGTCGGTTACCACATTGACGTCATCGCAGCGTTCAAGCAGATGCCAACAAAGAACTATG ACATGAAAACAAGAAAGTGGAGCTTTTCACTTGAGGATTACAAGAGACTCC TGGATCTCCTCAGTGGGAtagcagcagtggaggtggAGCCTTTGCCCAGGGCAATAGTCCAGGCTTTCTCTGCCAGGTTTGACGGGACTGAGGCCAGGTCTTTAGACGTCCCTGAGGCAGACCTCTCCAGCATCGACCCCTCGCTCACCCGCAGCCTGATGCCCTTCCAGAGGGAGGGAGTCAA TTTTGCGGTGTCTAAACAAGGCCGCCTCCTCCTGGCTGATGACATGGGCTTGGGAAAGACGGTGCAGGCCATCTGTATAGCAGCCTACTACAGGAATGAGTGGCCCTTGCTGGTGGTGGCTCCCTCCTCTGTGCGCTTCACCTGGGCTGAG GCCTTCAGATGCTGGCTCCCCTCCCTGAGTCCTGACAGCATCAATGTGGTGGTGAAGTCCAAAGACAATCTGCGGTCTGGTTTGATCAACATCATCAGCTACGACCTCCTGAGCAGGATGGACAAGCAGCAGTCAGGAAACCACTTCAATGTTCTCATCATG GATGAGTCTCATTTTCTGAAGAACATGAAGACTGCTCGTTGTAAAGCAGCCTTGCCTCTGCTGAAG GCAGCGAAGAGAGTGATTCTCCTGTCTGGGACCCCTGCCATGTCCAGACCCTCTGAGCTCTACACCCAGATTCTGGCTGTCAGACCTACACTCTTCCCTCGCTTCCATGAGTTTGGGATGCGCTACTGCGACGCCAAACAG ATGACTTGGGGATGGGACTACTCAGGCTCATCCAACCTTGGGGAGTTGAAGCTGTTGCTGGAGGAGTGTCTGATGTTGCGCCGCCTCAAGCCCGACGTCCTCTCCCAGCTTCCTGCTAAACAACGCAAAGTCGTCACAGTGACCATAGATGGTATCAGCACCCGCACAAAAGCTGCTCTGTCAGCTGCTGCCAAGCAGTTGGCCAAGGGAAACAGCAAT AAAAGGGAAGAGAAGGAAGCCCTCCTCATCTTTTATAACCACACAGCTGAAGCCAAGCTACAAGCCATTAT GGAGTACATCACAGACACGCTGGAGTGTGGGAGGGAGAAGTTTCTAGTGTTCGCCCATCATAAGCTAGTCCTGGATCATATCACTACCGAACTGGGAAAAAAG AATGTCAGTTACATCCGTATCGACGGGACCACTCCATCAGCTGAAcggcagcagctgtgtgagaaGTTCCAGTACTCGACCAAGACCTGTGTGGCTGTATTGTCTATCACTGCAGCTAACATGGGTCTCACCCTGCACTCTGCTGACCTGGTGGTCTTCGCTGAGCTTTTCTGGAACCCCGGG GTTCTCATTCAGGCAGAGGATAGGGTGCACCGTATTGGACAAACCAGCAATGTGGACATTCACTACCTGGTTGCCAAGGGAACTGCTGATGATCACCTGTG GCCAATGATCCAGGAAAAAATGAATGTCTTGGAGCAAGTGGGTTTGTCTGAATCAAATCTCTTGGACAACGCAGTGAACGCCAGCTTCCACTCTAAG GATCCTAACCAGAAGAGCATAATGGAAATGTTCCAGAGGTCGTTCACCGCGGATGACGACATGGACGAAGCCATCTTACTGGAGGCTGCAAACGACTGGGAGGACACCCCGCCTGAAAACAGTTCTGGTCAACACCATGGTATGGTTGGACTAAGCCCCAGCAAAAGGAGCATCAAAGACTATTTCAGCAGATGA